In Micromonospora sp. WMMA1363, a genomic segment contains:
- the pcaF gene encoding 3-oxoadipyl-CoA thiolase: MTVAYLVAGVRTPIGRYGGALAGVRPDDLAAHVIRELVARHPSVDWARTDDVILGCANQAGEDNRNVARMAVLLGGLPQEVPGSTVNRLCGSGLDALAIAARSVVAGEADLVVAGGVESMSRAPFVLPKAETAFARTAEVHDTTIGWRLVNPLMKQGWGIDSMPETAENVAAEYGVDRATQDEFAYRSQQRAAKAQADGRFAEEIVPVTAPVGRRETRQVDLDEHPRETSLEKLAALPTPFRAGGTVTAGNSSGVNDGAVALLVASEAAVARYDLTPLARVAGAAAAGVPPRIMGVGPVPATRRLLDRLGLGLTDVDVVELNEAFAAQAVAVLRELGLPEDAEHVNPNGGAIALGHPLGASGARLALTAALELRRRAGRRALATMCVGVGQGISLLLESAG, from the coding sequence ATGACCGTGGCATACCTGGTGGCCGGTGTCCGCACCCCGATCGGCCGGTACGGCGGCGCGCTCGCCGGCGTCCGTCCGGACGACCTGGCCGCGCACGTGATCCGCGAACTGGTCGCCCGCCACCCGTCGGTGGACTGGGCCCGCACCGACGACGTCATTCTCGGCTGCGCGAACCAGGCCGGCGAGGACAACCGGAACGTGGCCCGGATGGCGGTGCTGCTCGGCGGTCTGCCCCAGGAGGTGCCGGGCAGCACCGTCAACCGGCTCTGCGGCTCCGGCCTCGACGCCCTCGCCATCGCCGCCCGGTCCGTCGTCGCCGGGGAGGCCGACCTCGTGGTGGCCGGCGGCGTGGAGAGCATGAGCCGGGCGCCGTTCGTCCTGCCCAAGGCCGAGACCGCCTTCGCGCGCACCGCCGAGGTGCACGACACCACGATCGGCTGGCGGCTGGTCAACCCGCTGATGAAGCAGGGCTGGGGCATCGACTCGATGCCGGAGACCGCGGAGAACGTCGCCGCCGAGTACGGCGTCGACCGCGCCACGCAGGACGAGTTCGCGTACCGCTCCCAGCAGCGCGCGGCGAAGGCGCAGGCCGACGGCCGGTTTGCCGAGGAGATCGTGCCGGTGACCGCCCCCGTCGGCCGCCGGGAGACCAGGCAGGTCGACCTCGACGAGCACCCCCGGGAGACCTCGCTGGAGAAGCTGGCCGCGTTGCCCACCCCGTTCCGGGCCGGCGGCACGGTCACCGCCGGCAACTCCTCCGGCGTCAACGACGGGGCGGTCGCGCTGCTCGTCGCCTCCGAGGCGGCGGTCGCGCGGTACGACCTGACCCCGCTGGCCCGGGTCGCCGGGGCCGCGGCGGCCGGCGTGCCGCCGCGGATCATGGGGGTCGGGCCGGTGCCGGCCACCCGCCGGCTGCTCGACCGCCTCGGCCTCGGCCTGACCGACGTGGACGTGGTCGAGCTGAACGAGGCGTTCGCCGCGCAGGCCGTGGCCGTGCTGCGGGAGTTGGGCCTGCCCGAGGACGCCGAGCACGTCAACCCGAACGGTGGGGCCATCGCGTTGGGCCACCCGCTCGGCGCGAGCGGTGCACGGCTGGCGCTGACCGCCGCGCTGGAGCTGCGTCGCCGCGCTGGCCGGCGGGCCCTGGCCACCATGTGCGTCGGTGTGGGACAGGGCATCTCGTTGTTGTTGGAGTCCGCCGGCTGA
- a CDS encoding dicarboxylate/amino acid:cation symporter: MRKIPFSLQILLGLVLGVALGFVARAYDLSWLTSTLDTVGGLFVQLLKLAVPPLVFTAIVVSVVSLRGVTNAARLALKTLLWFGATALIAVGVGLGLGLLTDPGRGVTLDTAAATAPTRTGSWTDFLTGIVPTNPVGAFVDGNVLQIVFLALVVGAAALLVGKAAEPFVDLNRALLEIVQKALWWVIRLAPIGTLGLIGNAVASYGWNLLAPLARFTTAVYVGCAIVLFVVYPLLLVTAGRLNPLRFFAGVWPAIELAFVSRSSVGTMPVTQRSVERLGVPREYASFAVPFGATTKMDGCAAIYPALAAIFVAQVFGVELGVTDYLLIAFVSVVGSAATAGLTGAVVMLTLTLSTLGLPLAGAGLLLAVDPILDMIRTATNVAGQALVPTIVAAREGTLDRASYDSAGRRDPVEREPQPTRDGEPVPIPA; encoded by the coding sequence ATGCGCAAGATCCCCTTTTCCCTGCAGATCCTGCTCGGCCTCGTACTCGGCGTGGCGCTCGGCTTCGTCGCCCGCGCGTACGACCTGTCCTGGCTGACCAGCACCCTCGACACCGTCGGTGGCCTCTTCGTCCAGCTACTCAAACTGGCCGTACCGCCGCTGGTCTTCACCGCCATCGTGGTCAGCGTGGTCAGCCTGCGCGGCGTGACCAACGCGGCCCGGTTGGCGCTCAAGACGCTGCTCTGGTTCGGCGCGACCGCGTTGATCGCGGTCGGTGTCGGCCTCGGCCTCGGCCTGCTCACCGACCCCGGTCGTGGGGTCACACTGGACACCGCCGCCGCCACCGCCCCCACCCGGACCGGTTCCTGGACCGACTTCCTCACCGGCATCGTGCCGACCAACCCGGTCGGCGCCTTCGTGGACGGCAACGTTCTCCAGATCGTCTTCCTCGCCCTGGTCGTCGGGGCCGCCGCACTGTTGGTCGGCAAGGCCGCCGAGCCGTTCGTCGACCTCAACCGCGCGCTGCTGGAGATCGTCCAGAAGGCGCTCTGGTGGGTGATCCGGCTCGCCCCGATCGGCACCCTGGGTCTGATCGGCAACGCCGTCGCGTCGTACGGCTGGAACCTGCTGGCCCCACTCGCCCGCTTCACCACCGCGGTGTACGTCGGCTGCGCGATCGTGCTGTTCGTGGTCTACCCGCTGCTGCTGGTGACCGCCGGACGACTCAACCCGCTGCGCTTCTTCGCCGGCGTGTGGCCGGCCATCGAGCTGGCGTTCGTCTCCCGCTCCTCGGTCGGCACCATGCCGGTGACCCAACGCTCGGTCGAGCGCCTCGGTGTCCCCCGCGAGTACGCGTCCTTCGCGGTGCCGTTCGGCGCCACCACGAAGATGGACGGGTGCGCGGCGATCTACCCGGCCCTGGCCGCGATCTTCGTGGCGCAGGTCTTCGGCGTCGAGCTGGGTGTCACCGACTACCTGCTGATCGCCTTCGTGTCCGTGGTGGGCTCGGCGGCGACCGCCGGGCTGACCGGGGCGGTCGTCATGCTGACCCTCACCCTGAGCACGCTCGGCCTGCCGCTGGCCGGCGCGGGACTGCTCCTGGCCGTCGACCCGATCCTGGACATGATCCGGACCGCCACCAACGTGGCCGGTCAGGCGCTCGTACCGACGATCGTGGCCGCCCGTGAGGGCACCCTCGACCGCGCCTCGTACGACTCCGCGGGTCGCCGGGACCCGGTCGAGCGGGAGCCGCAGCCGACCCGGGACGGCGAGCCGGTTCCCATCCCAGCCTGA
- a CDS encoding TetR family transcriptional regulator gives MTDGRSRRRQDTRQRLFEAAVELIAEQGFSATTVDDIAARAGVAKGTVYYNFQSKTILFEELLKHGIGLLTAEFRAAVAGLPPREALAALVRAELEYIRRYRAFAQLLLSEMWRTNREWQQTLRLLRGQAIEVIAETVRAGVTSGDLPADLDVRTASSALFGVGLVVAVDWLVFAPDRPLEDVQEALLRIVRRVAEV, from the coding sequence ATGACGGACGGACGGAGCCGACGGCGGCAGGACACCCGCCAACGCCTCTTCGAGGCGGCCGTGGAACTCATCGCCGAGCAGGGCTTCTCCGCCACCACCGTGGACGACATCGCCGCTCGCGCCGGAGTCGCCAAGGGCACCGTCTACTACAACTTCCAGTCCAAGACGATCCTCTTCGAGGAGCTGCTCAAGCACGGTATCGGCCTGCTCACCGCCGAGTTCCGGGCCGCCGTGGCCGGGCTGCCGCCCCGGGAGGCGTTGGCCGCCCTGGTCCGAGCCGAGCTGGAGTACATCCGTCGCTACCGCGCCTTCGCCCAGCTGCTGCTGTCCGAGATGTGGCGGACCAACCGCGAGTGGCAGCAGACCCTGCGGCTGCTACGCGGTCAGGCGATCGAGGTGATCGCGGAGACCGTACGCGCCGGCGTCACCAGCGGTGACCTGCCGGCGGACCTGGACGTGCGGACCGCCTCATCCGCCCTGTTCGGCGTCGGCCTGGTGGTCGCCGTGGACTGGCTCGTCTTCGCGCCGGATCGACCGTTGGAGGACGTCCAAGAGGCGCTGCTGCGGATCGTGCGCCGGGTAGCCGAGGTGTGA
- a CDS encoding ATP-binding cassette domain-containing protein, whose product MRLLRDLFATAPRRMAIATVLVVLGAGGQTAAAALAGPVLLHRSTGYFTVLAAALVAAVVSDLVVGLVLAGVTADWSAAVRRRLCRVAFGQDLPALESTPVGELLDRIDGDVYQVAAAVRGQGARIAQLLAVGLLSTVVAVGVWWPAGVTMVLLAGGLVIGLRRPTARIVPARMAEEEAWSDLAAVMEEAIHGQDDVRTSLAQPYVLRLYANRAAAVLSRGLRVWRMSAKVTTVAAAVTRAGIAAVVLAGTWALATGRIDGARLTAVWLLAIAFGATVEHVSRMLPELQYALGAWGRVRLLEDSAQEPTGGLPPLDGDLTVRGLTFRYPAADGTRGPALHDVDLTFTRGRSYALVGRTGSGKSTLAKVLTRAVEVPPGTVFFGGRDVRDLDLEQLRRWVAVVPQRTEILAGTLAENVALFDPDLLDGAARALHELGLAGWIAELPDGLRTRLGEGGHVLSAGQEQLVAFARILVRDPHVVILDEATARLDPVTEARVQRATERLLADRIGIVIAHRLSSVRHCDEVVVLADGAVAEAGPLRESARFAELLATSHTGAYARTGAGGGGVDLLEGPEPELAPPPDPVPAGAPPDPVPASPVAVASQDRTPPPAAPLATTLREIARLLTNDPRYGLAALALFMLTVLVGLDGPVLPWLWADVVDGVGDPWLPALGIAAGLLVTLPVPWYTSIWFAQWWVRQMLRISLRLVAGQTGPRRVSAHSPAEVVAQGGDTERVVELADNLLDQSAAVVLLVAMTVISGSVVPGLFLAGTMLVSGLVASLFGARLAGTARATVAARAVFATSLVSALAAARTVKLAGATRPVLAHLASLDVTRSERQRREISLHVWSRSTPALVSGLLPIGAWALFLNGRLSAGATLVAVSTLAAARWFAWTTASLVSQVPSARVWTHRTVAMTGVAAYSTAVPDVDLATGRAPAPAAPSRHPLRRLELTGFGVRHADGEPAVRDVDLTVERGQLVLVVGPVGSGKSSLLRALAGIAPHTGRLTWNGEPVTEPELFLRPHQVGYVGQLPRVLSGTITDNITLGHPVDAAAAVSTAQLDHDLAASGAGLGLVIGHRGTRLSGGQLQRLALARALAPRTELLVADDVSSALDVTTELALWAALRAHGVTVVGATSKRAALVRADHVVVLDNGRVAAQGAWRDLEPAWSHLAG is encoded by the coding sequence GTGCGTCTGCTCCGCGACCTGTTCGCCACCGCGCCCCGCCGCATGGCGATCGCGACCGTGCTGGTCGTGCTCGGCGCCGGTGGTCAGACGGCCGCCGCGGCGCTGGCCGGGCCGGTCCTGCTGCACCGGTCCACCGGATACTTCACCGTCCTGGCCGCCGCGCTCGTCGCCGCCGTGGTCAGCGACCTCGTGGTCGGCCTGGTGCTGGCGGGCGTGACCGCGGACTGGTCGGCCGCCGTGCGGCGCCGGCTCTGCCGGGTCGCGTTCGGGCAGGACCTGCCCGCCCTGGAGAGCACACCGGTCGGCGAGCTGCTCGACCGCATCGACGGTGACGTCTACCAGGTCGCCGCCGCGGTACGGGGGCAGGGCGCCCGCATCGCGCAGCTACTCGCGGTCGGCTTGCTTTCCACGGTGGTGGCAGTCGGCGTCTGGTGGCCGGCCGGCGTCACCATGGTGCTGCTCGCCGGCGGGCTCGTCATCGGCCTGCGCCGGCCCACCGCGCGGATCGTCCCGGCGCGAATGGCGGAGGAGGAGGCCTGGTCCGACCTGGCGGCGGTGATGGAGGAGGCCATCCACGGCCAGGACGACGTCCGCACCAGCCTGGCCCAGCCGTACGTGCTGCGGCTCTACGCGAACCGCGCGGCGGCCGTTCTCTCCCGCGGCCTGCGGGTGTGGCGGATGTCCGCCAAGGTCACCACCGTGGCGGCGGCTGTGACCAGGGCCGGGATCGCCGCGGTGGTCCTCGCCGGGACGTGGGCGCTGGCCACCGGCCGGATCGACGGCGCCCGGCTGACCGCCGTATGGCTGCTCGCCATCGCCTTCGGCGCCACGGTGGAGCACGTCAGCCGGATGCTGCCCGAGTTGCAGTACGCGCTCGGGGCCTGGGGCCGGGTGCGGCTGCTCGAGGACTCCGCACAGGAGCCCACCGGCGGGCTGCCTCCGCTCGACGGTGACCTGACGGTGCGGGGGCTCACCTTCCGCTACCCGGCGGCTGACGGCACCCGTGGGCCCGCTCTGCACGACGTCGACCTGACCTTCACCCGGGGGCGCTCGTACGCCCTGGTCGGCCGGACCGGCTCCGGCAAGTCCACCCTGGCCAAGGTGCTGACCCGGGCGGTCGAGGTGCCGCCCGGCACGGTCTTCTTCGGCGGCCGGGACGTGCGTGACCTCGACCTCGAGCAACTGCGTCGGTGGGTTGCGGTGGTGCCGCAACGCACCGAGATCCTGGCCGGAACGCTCGCCGAGAACGTCGCGCTCTTCGATCCGGATCTGCTCGACGGCGCCGCCCGCGCGTTGCACGAGTTGGGCCTCGCCGGCTGGATCGCCGAGCTGCCGGACGGTCTGCGGACCCGGCTCGGCGAGGGCGGACACGTCCTGTCGGCCGGGCAGGAGCAGCTGGTCGCGTTCGCTCGGATCCTGGTGCGGGACCCGCACGTGGTGATCCTGGACGAGGCCACCGCCCGACTCGACCCGGTCACCGAGGCGCGGGTGCAGCGTGCCACCGAGCGGCTGCTGGCCGACCGGATCGGCATCGTCATCGCCCACCGGCTGTCTTCCGTGCGGCACTGCGACGAAGTGGTGGTGCTGGCCGACGGTGCGGTGGCCGAGGCGGGGCCGTTGCGGGAGTCGGCGCGCTTCGCCGAGCTGCTCGCCACCAGCCACACCGGCGCGTACGCCCGGACCGGCGCGGGTGGCGGCGGGGTCGATCTGCTGGAGGGCCCGGAGCCGGAGCTTGCGCCGCCGCCCGACCCGGTTCCGGCCGGGGCGCCGCCCGACCCGGTTCCGGCGTCGCCGGTGGCCGTCGCGTCGCAGGACCGGACGCCACCACCGGCGGCGCCGCTCGCGACGACTCTCCGGGAGATCGCCCGGCTGCTGACCAACGATCCACGGTACGGGCTGGCGGCGTTGGCGCTGTTCATGCTGACGGTGCTGGTCGGCCTGGACGGCCCCGTCCTACCGTGGCTCTGGGCGGACGTGGTCGACGGGGTCGGCGACCCGTGGCTGCCGGCGCTGGGCATCGCCGCCGGGCTGCTGGTCACCCTGCCGGTGCCCTGGTACACCAGCATCTGGTTCGCGCAGTGGTGGGTACGGCAGATGCTGCGGATCAGCCTGCGCCTGGTGGCGGGACAGACCGGGCCCCGGCGGGTGAGCGCGCACAGCCCCGCCGAGGTGGTGGCCCAGGGCGGCGACACCGAACGGGTGGTGGAGCTGGCCGACAACCTGCTGGACCAGTCGGCGGCGGTCGTCCTGCTGGTGGCGATGACCGTGATCTCCGGCAGTGTGGTACCCGGGCTCTTCCTCGCCGGGACGATGCTGGTGTCCGGGCTGGTGGCATCGCTGTTCGGAGCACGGCTGGCGGGCACCGCGCGGGCGACGGTGGCGGCCCGGGCCGTGTTCGCGACCTCGCTGGTCTCCGCGCTGGCCGCCGCCCGCACGGTGAAACTGGCCGGCGCGACCCGGCCGGTGCTCGCTCACCTCGCCAGCCTGGACGTGACGCGGAGCGAGCGCCAACGGCGGGAGATCTCGTTGCATGTGTGGTCGCGGTCGACGCCGGCGCTGGTCAGCGGGCTGTTGCCGATCGGCGCCTGGGCGCTGTTCCTCAACGGTCGGCTCTCGGCGGGGGCGACCCTGGTCGCCGTGTCCACGCTCGCCGCGGCGCGCTGGTTCGCGTGGACCACCGCGTCGCTGGTCTCCCAGGTGCCGTCGGCGCGGGTGTGGACCCACCGGACGGTGGCGATGACCGGGGTGGCCGCGTACTCGACCGCCGTGCCGGACGTGGACCTGGCCACCGGGCGGGCACCGGCGCCGGCCGCGCCGTCCCGGCACCCGCTGCGCCGGTTGGAGCTGACCGGCTTCGGCGTCCGGCACGCCGACGGCGAGCCGGCCGTCCGGGACGTCGACCTGACCGTGGAGCGCGGTCAGCTGGTGCTGGTGGTAGGGCCAGTCGGCTCGGGGAAGTCGTCGCTGCTGCGTGCCCTGGCCGGAATCGCACCGCACACCGGGCGGCTGACCTGGAACGGCGAGCCGGTGACCGAGCCAGAACTGTTCCTGCGTCCGCACCAGGTGGGCTACGTCGGCCAACTGCCCCGGGTGCTGTCCGGGACGATCACCGACAACATCACCCTCGGCCACCCGGTGGACGCCGCGGCGGCCGTGTCGACCGCGCAGCTCGACCACGACCTGGCGGCGTCCGGGGCCGGTCTCGGGCTGGTCATCGGGCACCGGGGCACCCGGCTCTCGGGCGGGCAGCTGCAGCGTCTCGCGCTGGCCCGCGCGCTCGCGCCGCGTACCGAGCTGCTGGTCGCCGACGACGTTTCGTCCGCGCTGGACGTCACGACGGAACTGGCGCTCTGGGCGGCGCTGCGCGCGCACGGCGTGACGGTGGTGGGCGCGACGTCGAAGCGGGCGGCGCTGGTGCGCGCCGATCACGTCGTCGTGCTCGACAACGGTCGGGTCGCCGCCCAGGGCGCCTGGCGTGACCTGGAACCAGCCTGGTCGCACCTGGCCGGCTGA
- a CDS encoding NADH:flavin oxidoreductase/NADH oxidase, producing the protein MTALFSPLTLRAVTLPNRVAVAPMCQYSAGPDGLPTDWHLVHLGTRAVGGAGLVLTEATAVVPEGRISPQDTGLWSDAHVDAWRPVTAFVAAQGALPAVQLAHAGFKASTHRPWSPQRGGVPDTEGGWSPVGPGDEPFVAGYRRPTALDETGLAGVVEAFAAAAGRAVAAGFEAVEIHAAHGYLLHEFLSPLTNHRTDRWGGDRAGRMRLTLAVARAVRATVGEDVPVLARISATDWVPGGWTVEDSVALAGELAHAGVDLVDCSSGGASPDASIPVGPGYQVPLAARIRRDAGIATGAVGVIVEPEQAEQIVASGEADLVLLGRELLRDPYWPHRAAAKLGAASSWPAPYLRAVG; encoded by the coding sequence ATGACCGCCCTGTTCAGCCCCCTCACCCTGCGCGCGGTGACGCTGCCCAACCGGGTCGCCGTCGCACCGATGTGCCAGTACTCGGCCGGCCCGGACGGCCTGCCCACCGACTGGCACCTCGTGCACCTGGGCACCCGGGCGGTCGGCGGCGCCGGCCTGGTCCTGACCGAGGCGACCGCCGTGGTACCCGAGGGACGGATCAGCCCCCAGGACACCGGGCTGTGGTCCGACGCCCACGTCGACGCGTGGCGGCCGGTGACCGCGTTCGTCGCCGCGCAGGGCGCGCTCCCGGCGGTGCAGCTGGCGCACGCCGGCTTCAAGGCCTCGACGCACCGGCCGTGGTCGCCGCAGCGGGGCGGGGTGCCGGACACCGAGGGCGGCTGGTCCCCGGTCGGCCCGGGCGACGAACCGTTCGTCGCCGGCTACCGCCGCCCGACGGCGCTGGACGAGACCGGCCTCGCCGGGGTGGTCGAGGCGTTCGCGGCGGCGGCCGGCCGGGCTGTCGCTGCCGGCTTCGAGGCGGTGGAGATCCACGCCGCGCACGGTTACCTGCTGCACGAGTTCCTGTCCCCGCTGACCAACCACCGCACCGACCGGTGGGGCGGTGACCGTGCCGGGCGGATGCGCCTCACTCTCGCGGTGGCCCGGGCGGTCCGCGCCACCGTCGGGGAGGACGTGCCGGTGCTGGCCCGGATCTCGGCCACCGACTGGGTGCCCGGCGGCTGGACCGTCGAGGACAGCGTGGCGCTCGCCGGTGAGCTGGCCCACGCGGGCGTGGACCTGGTCGACTGTTCCTCCGGCGGGGCATCGCCGGACGCGAGCATCCCCGTCGGGCCGGGCTACCAGGTGCCGCTGGCCGCCCGGATCCGCCGGGACGCCGGGATCGCCACCGGCGCGGTTGGCGTGATCGTCGAGCCGGAGCAGGCCGAGCAGATCGTGGCCTCCGGCGAGGCCGACCTGGTGCTGCTCGGCCGGGAGCTGCTCCGCGACCCGTACTGGCCGCACCGCGCCGCCGCGAAGCTCGGCGCCGCGTCGTCCTGGCCCGCCCCGTACCTGCGCGCCGTCGGCTGA
- a CDS encoding DUF998 domain-containing protein → MADARRAGVAESRRTGVTESRRTGVTESRRTGVTESRRTGVGHLRRADPRQPDRLGPRHPGPAGGVPRAAAASVAVGSILAGAVTVTVAVVTGPGSALTGYVSEAGVADSPSAPAYRSGIFALAAALILVAAALPTGLRVAAALLAAGGALTLLSGAVTCSAGCPLPPFERTTVADLVHGGASVAATAAVVFAMVAITLSPRAGRPLRRLAGTAAGVALPLAGAMGLAMLTVGRGSLVGALERLLLLAVLLWGAATAAAIALRRT, encoded by the coding sequence GTGGCTGACGCGCGCCGCGCGGGCGTGGCCGAGTCGCGCCGCACGGGCGTGACCGAGTCGCGCCGCACGGGCGTGACCGAGTCGCGCCGCACGGGCGTGACCGAGTCGCGCCGCACAGGCGTGGGCCACCTACGCCGCGCGGACCCGCGCCAGCCCGACCGGCTCGGCCCGCGACACCCCGGGCCGGCCGGGGGCGTTCCCCGGGCCGCCGCCGCGTCCGTCGCCGTCGGCAGCATCCTCGCGGGGGCGGTCACCGTGACCGTCGCTGTGGTCACCGGCCCGGGTTCCGCCCTGACCGGCTACGTGAGTGAGGCGGGCGTCGCCGACAGCCCGTCCGCTCCGGCGTACCGGAGCGGCATCTTCGCCCTGGCCGCGGCGCTGATACTGGTCGCGGCCGCACTCCCGACAGGACTGCGGGTGGCCGCCGCCCTCCTGGCCGCCGGTGGTGCCCTCACCCTGCTCTCCGGTGCCGTCACGTGCAGTGCCGGCTGCCCCCTGCCGCCGTTCGAGCGGACCACGGTGGCCGACCTGGTGCACGGCGGTGCAAGCGTCGCGGCGACCGCGGCGGTGGTCTTCGCGATGGTGGCGATCACGCTCTCACCGCGGGCCGGGAGGCCGCTGCGCCGGCTCGCCGGCACGGCCGCCGGAGTAGCGCTGCCGCTGGCCGGGGCGATGGGACTGGCGATGCTGACCGTGGGCCGTGGCTCCCTGGTCGGGGCCCTGGAGCGGCTACTGCTCCTGGCCGTGCTGCTCTGGGGCGCCGCCACCGCGGCCGCCATCGCCCTCCGCCGGACCTAG
- a CDS encoding glutathione S-transferase C-terminal domain-containing protein yields MARAEFSAETSGGGEFVRQPNRFTGRVTPDSDSPPGGGPDARERWPLEPGRYRLIWCRACPWAHRARIVRGLLGLQDAISLGTVDPIRDERGWRFSLDPDGFDPVLGIGYLSEAYLASDPDYTGRVTVPALIDTLTGQVVTNDYPQLTLDLSTQWRSLHRPGAPDLYPQDLRPEMDALMAEVHRDVNNGVYRCGFATSQSAYDDAFRALFARLDVLSERLAGRRYLMGDSITEADVRLFTTLVRFDVAYHGHFKCNRTKLTEMPVLWAYARDLFQTPGFGETVDFDQIKRHYYATHRQINPTGIVPLGPDLTGWTTPHGRG; encoded by the coding sequence ATGGCCCGGGCCGAGTTCAGCGCAGAGACCAGTGGCGGTGGCGAGTTCGTGCGACAACCCAACCGCTTCACCGGCCGGGTCACCCCGGACTCCGACTCCCCGCCTGGTGGCGGCCCGGACGCGCGGGAGCGCTGGCCGTTGGAGCCGGGCCGGTACCGGCTGATCTGGTGCCGGGCCTGCCCGTGGGCGCACCGGGCCCGGATCGTCCGCGGGCTGCTCGGTCTGCAGGACGCGATCTCACTCGGCACCGTCGACCCGATCCGGGACGAGCGGGGCTGGCGGTTCAGCCTTGACCCGGACGGCTTCGACCCGGTGCTCGGCATCGGCTACCTCTCCGAGGCGTACCTCGCGAGCGACCCCGACTACACCGGCCGGGTGACCGTCCCGGCGCTGATCGACACGCTCACCGGCCAGGTGGTCACCAACGACTACCCGCAGCTCACCCTCGACCTGTCGACGCAGTGGCGGTCGCTGCACCGGCCCGGCGCCCCGGACCTGTACCCGCAGGACCTGCGGCCGGAGATGGATGCGCTGATGGCGGAGGTCCACCGGGACGTGAACAACGGCGTCTACCGATGCGGGTTCGCCACCTCGCAGTCGGCGTACGACGACGCGTTCCGAGCGCTCTTCGCCCGGCTGGACGTCCTGTCGGAGCGACTGGCCGGGCGGCGCTACCTGATGGGTGACTCGATCACGGAGGCCGACGTGCGGCTGTTCACCACCCTGGTCCGCTTCGACGTGGCGTACCACGGGCACTTCAAGTGCAACCGGACCAAACTGACCGAGATGCCGGTGCTGTGGGCGTACGCACGGGATCTGTTCCAGACGCCCGGCTTCGGCGAGACGGTGGACTTCGACCAGATCAAGCGGCATTACTACGCCACCCACCGGCAGATCAACCCGACCGGGATCGTCCCGCTCGGCCCGGACCTGACCGGTTGGACGACTCCGCACGGGCGTGGCTGA
- a CDS encoding SAM-dependent methyltransferase, which translates to MQMPSGLPAEVDLSRPSAARVYDYFLGGAHNFEIDRQLAGQIASMTPNLAATMRAGREFLRRTVRTLLDGGIDQFLDIGSGIPTVGNVHEVAQAVNPKARVVYVDIDPVAVAHSRELLVGNDLAGAIHADLREPEKILAESRASGLLDFDRPLGILLAGVVHFIPDADRPGDVMATLRAAAVPGSHLVISHSTYEDQPQEMLDAQRLSARTDTEITLRSRAEITRFFGDWTILEPGVVHMPMWRPDVPSDVTDKPEQFGAFGGVARYDRPAG; encoded by the coding sequence GTGCAGATGCCGAGCGGACTTCCCGCCGAGGTCGACCTCTCCCGGCCCAGCGCGGCCCGGGTGTACGACTACTTCCTCGGTGGTGCCCACAACTTCGAGATCGACCGGCAGCTCGCTGGGCAGATCGCGAGCATGACCCCGAACCTCGCGGCCACCATGCGCGCGGGTCGAGAGTTCCTCCGTCGCACCGTACGGACCCTGCTGGACGGCGGTATCGACCAGTTCCTCGACATCGGCTCCGGCATCCCGACCGTCGGCAACGTGCACGAGGTCGCCCAGGCCGTGAACCCGAAGGCCCGGGTGGTCTACGTGGACATCGACCCGGTCGCGGTGGCGCACAGCCGGGAACTGCTGGTCGGTAACGACCTGGCCGGTGCCATCCATGCCGACCTGCGGGAGCCGGAGAAGATCCTGGCCGAGTCCCGCGCGTCCGGCCTGCTCGACTTCGACCGGCCACTGGGCATCCTGCTCGCCGGGGTGGTGCACTTCATCCCGGACGCCGACCGGCCCGGCGATGTCATGGCGACGCTCCGGGCCGCCGCTGTCCCCGGCAGCCACCTGGTGATCTCCCACTCCACGTACGAGGACCAGCCGCAGGAGATGCTCGACGCCCAGCGCCTGTCGGCGCGGACCGACACCGAGATCACACTGCGCTCCCGTGCCGAGATCACCCGCTTCTTCGGGGACTGGACGATCCTGGAGCCCGGCGTCGTGCACATGCCGATGTGGCGGCCCGACGTTCCGTCCGACGTGACCGACAAGCCGGAGCAGTTCGGTGCCTTCGGTGGCGTGGCCCGCTACGACCGGCCCGCCGGCTGA